The proteins below come from a single Eptesicus fuscus isolate TK198812 chromosome 5, DD_ASM_mEF_20220401, whole genome shotgun sequence genomic window:
- the LOC103303522 gene encoding olfactory receptor 6S1 — MALGGNRSSGVTEFILAGVPNLNNTKEELFSVFLLIYLLTLTGNVLIVGVVGADTRLQTPMYFFLGNLSCLEILLTSVIIPKMLSNFLSRQHTISFAACITQFYFYFFLGASEFLLLAVMSVDRYLAICHPLHYPLLMNGTVCFRVALACWMGGLLPVLGPTVAVALLPFCEQDAVVQHFFCDSGPLLRLACTNTKKLEETDFILASLVIVSSLMITAASYGHIVLAVLRIPSASGRQKAFSTCTSHLMVVTLFYGSAIFLYVRPSQSGSVDTNWAVTVVTTFVTPLLNPFIYALRNERVKEALKDMFRKVVEGFWGDLLHAKSFNKKIMT; from the coding sequence ATGGCTCTTGGTGGGAACCGGAGCAGTGGTGTGACAGAGTTCATTCTGGCAGGTGTCCCAAATCTCAACAACACAAAAGAAGAATTGTTTTCTGTCTTCCTGCTTATCTATCTGCTGACTCTAACAGGCAATGTGTTGATTGTTGGGGTGGTAGGAGCTGATACGCGCTTGCAGACTCCCATGTACTTCTTTCTGGGTAACCTGTCCTGCCTAGAGATCCTGCTCACTTCTGTCATAATTCCCAAGATGCTGAGCAACTTTCTCTCAAGGCAACACACTATTTCCTTTGCTGCATGTATTACCCAATTCTATTTCTACTTCTTTCTTGGGGCCTCTGAGTTCTTGCTGCTGGCCGTCATGTCTGTGGATCGCTACCTGGCCATCTGTCACCCTCTGCACTACCCCTTGCTCATGAATGGTACTGTGTGCTTCCGGGTCGCCTTGGCCTGCTGGATGGGGGGACTCCTCCCTGTGCTTGGCCCCACAGTCGCTGTGGCCTTGCTGCCTTTCTGTGAACAAGATGCTGTGGTGCAGCACTTCTTCTGTGACAGTGGCCCGCTGCTCCGTCTGGCATGCACCAACACCAAAAAGCTGGAGGAAACTGACTTCATCCTGGCCTCTCTTGTTATTGTATCCTCACTGATGATTACTGCCGCGTCCTATGGCCACATAGTCCTAGCTGTCCTGCGCATCCCCTCTGCCTCAGGCCGTCAGAAGGCCTTCTCTACCTGTACCTCTCACTTGATGGTGGTGACACTCTTCTATGGAAGTGCCATTTTCCTCTATGTGCGGCCATCACAGAGTGGCTCTGTGGATACTAATTGGGCAGTGACAGTGGTAACTACATTTGTGACACCATTGCTGAATCCATTTATCTATGCCTTGCGCAATGAGCGCGTCAAGGAAGCTTTAAAGGATATGTTTAGGAAGGTGGTAGAAGGCTTCTGGGGGGATCTTTTACATGCTAAGAGTTTCAACAAGAAAATAATGACGTGA